Proteins encoded within one genomic window of Brassica rapa cultivar Chiifu-401-42 chromosome A09, CAAS_Brap_v3.01, whole genome shotgun sequence:
- the LOC103837283 gene encoding protein trichome birefringence-like 4 — MTFSSETEEKQKRNRGNVSMADLKNLFLITKHQIFLTSLFFLSLFLLSSSLLPVLSPSLIVSSFTSRLLTAANFFSSPSPTSASSDTATLYSVSPRRIRVKNESNKIELSSCDIFDGSWVSDDTKPVYSPGYCPFVEDKFHCFKNGRPDSGFLRYRWQPHGCSIPRFDGKKMLKILRGKRLVFVGDSLNRNMWESLVCSLRSALEDKNRVSKVSWRRSNLRNEGFYGFRFKDFECSVDFIKSPFLVQESEVLDGYGKRKETLRLDVIQGSIKKIYRNAAVIVFNTGHWWTHQKTYEGKDYFQEGNRVYEKLGVKEAYTKALHTWADWVDSNINMTKTRVFFVGYSSSHFRKGAWNAGGQCDGETRPIQNKTYTGGYPWMMKVVESVISDMKTPVFYMNITKMTWYRTDGHPSVYRQPVEVRGSSPATGMFQDCSHWCLPGVPDSWNQLLYATLLVSRSSLPYKSLGTLL; from the exons ATGACCTTTTCCTCAGAAACAgaggaaaaacaaaaaagaaacagaggaaacGTTTCAATGGCGGATCTAAAGAACCTCTTCCTCATCACGAAGCACCAGATTTTTCTAACTTCACTCTTCTTTCTCTccctcttcctcctctcctcGTCCCTTCTCCCAGTTCTCTCTCCCTCGCTGATCGTCTCCAGCTTCACCTCTCGTCTTCTCACAGCCGCTAACTTCTTCTCCTCACCTTCTCCCACTTCAGCTTCTTCAGACACAGCCACGCTATACTCTGTTTCCCCGAGAAGAATCCGAGTCAAGAACGAGTCCAACAAGATAGAACTGAGTTCTTGCGACATATTCGACGGAAGCTGGGTCTCCGACGATACTAAACCGGTTTACTCTCCCGGTTACTGCCCTTTCGTTGAAGATAAGTTCCACTGCTTCAAGAACGGTAGACCCGATTCTGGTTTTCTCCGTTATCGTTGGCAGCCTCACGGATGCTCGATTCCTAG GTTCGATGGGAAGAAGATGCTGAAGATTCTGAGAGGGAAGAGGCTTGTTTTCGTTGGAGATTCGTTGAATAGAAACATGTGGGAGTCTCTGGTTTGCTCACTTAGGTCAGCGTTGGAAGACAAGAACAGAGTTTCGAAGGTTTCTTGGAGAAGAAGTAACCTTCGAAACGAAGGGTTTTACGGTTTTAGATTCAAA gACTTTGAATGCTCTGTGGACTTCATCAAGTCACCGTTCCTCGTTCAAGAATCAGAGGTTTTAGATGGTTACGGGAAGAGGAAAGAGACGTTGAGGCTTGACGTGATCCAAGGATCGATCAAGAAGATATACAGAAACGCAGCTGTTATTGTGTTCAACACTGGTCACTGGTGGACTCACCAGAAAACATATGAAGG GAAAGATTATTTCCAGGAAGGGAATCGAGTTTACGAGAAGTTAGGAGTGAAAGAAGCTTACACGAAAGCTCTTCATACGTGGGCTGATTGGGTTGATTCCAATATCAACATGACAAAAACTAGAGTCTTCTTCGTTGGCTACTCCTCTTCACATTTTAG AAAAGGGGCGTGGAACGCAGGAGGGCAATGCGATGGAGAAACAAGACCGATACAAAACAAGACGTATACAGGAGGGTATCCATGGATGATGAAAGTGGTGGAATCAGTGATCTCGGACATGAAAACGCCTGTGTTTTACATGAACATTACGAAGATGACTTGGTATCGAACCGATGGTCACCCTTCGGTTTACAGACAGCCTGTGGAGGTCCGTGGAAGTTCTCCTGCAACCGGAATGTTCCAAGATTGTAGCCATTGGTGTCTACCTGGAGTTCCAGACTCATGGAACCAGCTTCTTTATGCTACTCTGCTAGTTTCACGTAGTTCCTTGCCTTACAAGTCACTTGGAACTCTCTTGTGA